From one Deltaproteobacteria bacterium genomic stretch:
- a CDS encoding TIGR00266 family protein, producing MADVIDYRILGDDMQIVEVELDPGEGVRAEAGAMMYMDDSIVMQTSTGGGLFRGFKRMLTGESFFITTFLNNGNEKARVAFGAPYPGKIIPLELDKLGGSFLCQKDAFLCAAEGIEIEVAFTKKLGTGLFGGEGFILQRLEGDGLAFVHAGGTIMKRELRDLETLRVDTGCLVAFAPSVDYDIEFVGGFKNALFGGEGIVLAKMTGPGLLYLQSLPFSRLADRLYAAARFEQRGEKSGFAGIGGGILGGILGGDKEY from the coding sequence ATGGCTGATGTGATTGACTACCGGATTCTTGGCGATGATATGCAGATTGTGGAAGTGGAACTTGACCCTGGCGAAGGTGTGAGAGCCGAGGCCGGGGCCATGATGTACATGGACGACAGCATTGTGATGCAAACCTCCACTGGAGGAGGACTCTTCAGAGGGTTCAAACGAATGCTCACAGGGGAGAGCTTTTTTATTACCACCTTTCTCAACAATGGCAATGAAAAAGCCCGTGTGGCTTTCGGTGCTCCCTATCCCGGGAAGATAATTCCCCTTGAGCTCGACAAGTTGGGCGGCAGTTTTCTGTGTCAAAAGGATGCCTTCCTGTGCGCTGCCGAAGGCATAGAAATCGAGGTGGCCTTCACCAAGAAACTGGGGACAGGGCTGTTCGGTGGTGAAGGTTTTATCTTGCAAAGACTGGAGGGCGATGGCCTGGCTTTCGTGCACGCAGGAGGCACAATCATGAAGAGAGAGCTCCGCGATCTGGAGACCTTGCGGGTGGATACCGGATGCCTGGTGGCCTTTGCTCCGTCCGTGGACTACGACATCGAGTTTGTGGGCGGCTTCAAGAACGCTCTTTTCGGCGGGGAAGGCATTGTTTTGGCGAAGATGACCGGCCCAGGACTCCTCTACCTGCAAAGCCTGCCCTTTTCTCGTCTGGCGGACCGGCTCTATGCAGCGGCGCGCTTCGAGCAGCGGGGTGAGAAGAGTGGCTTTGCTGGCATAGGCGGCGGCATCCTTGGCGGTATTCTGGGGGGAGATAAGGAGTACTAG
- a CDS encoding putative toxin-antitoxin system toxin component, PIN family, producing MKRVVIDTNVLISALLFGGRPARLIPLWKAGRIQPLASEAVFKEYLKVFSYPRFKLSQKEIDYLISVEILPWFEIITVPTGPPVILDDPEDDKFIWCALSGKAEAIISGDEHMLSVPDPPVLILTPSEFLDKIARP from the coding sequence ACCAATGTACTGATCTCAGCTTTGCTCTTCGGGGGGAGACCGGCAAGGCTGATTCCACTCTGGAAGGCCGGCAGGATTCAGCCGCTTGCCTCCGAGGCGGTGTTCAAGGAGTATCTCAAGGTTTTCAGCTACCCCAGATTCAAGTTGTCCCAAAAAGAAATTGACTATCTGATTTCAGTTGAAATCCTTCCCTGGTTTGAAATCATTACCGTGCCTACGGGACCGCCCGTGATACTAGATGACCCCGAAGACGACAAGTTCATCTGGTGTGCATTGAGCGGTAAGGCTGAGGCGATTATCTCTGGTGATGAGCACATGTTGAGCGTTCCTGATCCTCCTGTGTTAATTCTCACCCCATCTGAATTTCTTGACAAAATTGCACGTCCATAG